In Chloroflexota bacterium, the sequence CAACGGGAGATCGTCTTCCGGATGCTGCGGGAAGGGGAACTATTATCGACGGATGGAGTAATCATTCCTCCCATCTTTTCCCCACACCTGGTCCAGGTGATCACACAAGACGACCCTGCCTACTTCCAGATCTATCCCACCCCGGATCCAATGGTAACGGGACATACCCAATGACTGCCGACCCCACGGTGCTATCCCCCGAGCAACGCTACGCCCACCTGTTCGATGTAATTTCAAGCCCGCGATTCCTCAAAATGCAGGGGCTGGGCAACGAGGTGCCCTTCTTCATTTGCTCCTATCCCCCCCGGCAAGCAGTGGAAATGAGCAAGATGGGCAAACGATTGATGGGCAAGCTGAAAAGCAACGGCGTCCAGGTACTGAAGATCAACCTATATGACCTTTCTATCGAGTTGTTATGTGAACGAGGAATCTGGGATCGCATCATCAAGGTCGAAACAACAACGCCCAAGGACTCACTCAAAGAGTTGCTGCAGAACGTTCTGGACGTCGAGCGCCACCTGGTGCCCGCCATGGTCGAGAAAATGCAGGCTCAGCCCTTCGATGTTCTGTTCATCAGCGGCGTGGGCGAGGTGTTTCCCTACATTCGTTCCCACACGGTACTCAACAACCTGCAGAGCAAGGCGCAGAATCATCCCACCGTGCTCTTTTTTCCCGGTAGCTACACCCAATCGCCCGAGGAAGGCGCGTCGCTCGATCTGTTCGGCCGCCTTCATGACGATAAATACTACCGGGCGTTCGACATCTTCGATTTCCAGGTGTAGATTCTCAGAAAGGCTGTCCCATGAAGCTTTCAGGTTATTTTGCCAAACCGGTCGACCGGCACATCGAGGGTGTGATCAAAGCCGATGACGAAGCCAGCTTGCGACTTGAAGTCGAGGAGTACGTCCTTACCAACGAGATCGCAAAGGGTCTCGACCAATTCCTGACCGCCTACAACAACTTCCAGGGTGCCAACGGCGCCTGGATCTCCGGCTTCTTCGGCTCAGGCAAATCCCATTTACTGAAGATGCTGGCCTTGTTGCTGGAAAACCGCGTGGTGGAAGGAG encodes:
- a CDS encoding DUF1788 domain-containing protein, whose product is MTADPTVLSPEQRYAHLFDVISSPRFLKMQGLGNEVPFFICSYPPRQAVEMSKMGKRLMGKLKSNGVQVLKINLYDLSIELLCERGIWDRIIKVETTTPKDSLKELLQNVLDVERHLVPAMVEKMQAQPFDVLFISGVGEVFPYIRSHTVLNNLQSKAQNHPTVLFFPGSYTQSPEEGASLDLFGRLHDDKYYRAFDIFDFQV